In Curtobacterium sp. MCPF17_002, one genomic interval encodes:
- a CDS encoding NAD(P)-dependent oxidoreductase, which translates to MTVLGTGAMGAGVAGSLLREGHEVTVWNRSADRAAPLGEHGATVAVDPAAAVADAEVVLLTLFDTEAVLDVLEAAAGDAPTDAVWVQASTIGVAGTETVVQLAGKYGITLVEAMMLGTKAPAEQGKLTMLAAGPSDVLDRIDPVLDAIGAKTVRAGDEVGAGTALKLAANAWIASITAATGQSLALAAALGLDPALFLQAIEGSASDSAYAHTKGKSMIAGEFPAQFALDGLRKDIGLITDAARSEGVSTVLLEALGRVYADASAAGHGGDDIAAVGTAF; encoded by the coding sequence GTGACGGTACTGGGAACCGGGGCGATGGGGGCCGGGGTGGCGGGGTCGCTGCTCCGCGAGGGCCACGAGGTGACGGTGTGGAACCGGAGCGCCGACCGGGCCGCCCCGCTCGGCGAACACGGCGCGACCGTCGCCGTTGATCCGGCCGCAGCGGTCGCCGACGCCGAGGTCGTCCTGCTCACCCTGTTCGACACCGAGGCCGTGCTGGACGTGCTCGAGGCGGCGGCGGGTGACGCCCCGACGGACGCCGTGTGGGTGCAGGCCTCGACGATCGGGGTCGCCGGCACCGAGACCGTCGTGCAGCTCGCAGGCAAGTACGGCATCACGCTCGTCGAGGCGATGATGCTCGGCACGAAGGCGCCGGCGGAGCAGGGGAAGCTGACGATGCTCGCCGCGGGACCGTCCGACGTCCTCGACCGGATCGACCCCGTGCTCGACGCGATCGGTGCGAAGACGGTCCGTGCGGGCGACGAAGTCGGTGCGGGCACGGCGCTCAAGCTCGCGGCCAACGCCTGGATCGCGTCGATCACCGCGGCGACCGGGCAGTCCCTCGCCCTCGCGGCGGCGCTCGGCCTCGACCCGGCACTGTTCCTGCAGGCGATCGAGGGCAGTGCGAGCGACTCGGCGTACGCGCACACCAAGGGCAAGTCGATGATCGCGGGGGAGTTCCCGGCGCAGTTCGCCCTCGACGGCCTCCGCAAGGACATCGGGCTCATCACCGACGCAGCACGGAGCGAGGGGGTCTCGACGGTCCTGCTCGAGGCGCTCGGCCGGGTGTACGCGGACGCCAGCGCGGCAGGGCACGGTGGCGACGACATCGCGGCGGTCG